In Equus przewalskii isolate Varuska chromosome 6, EquPr2, whole genome shotgun sequence, one DNA window encodes the following:
- the LOC103554250 gene encoding LOW QUALITY PROTEIN: olfactory receptor 51B4 (The sequence of the model RefSeq protein was modified relative to this genomic sequence to represent the inferred CDS: inserted 1 base in 1 codon), translated as MWSNKSVAPFLLTGFLGSETIHHWISIPFFLIYLSILFGNGTLLFLIQNDHSLHEPMYYFLAMLAGTDFGMTLTTMPTGLGVLMLDQRKIAQAACFTQSYFIHTLAIVESGVLLAMAYDRFIAICTPLRYNSILTNSRIMKVGLGVLLRGFLSIVPPILPLYWFPYCHSHVLSHAFCLHQDVMKLACADITFNRVYPVILVALTFFLDALIILFSYILILKTVMGIASREERTKALNTCVSHISCVLVFYITVIGLTFIHRXPHVVHITMSYVYFLFPPFMNPIIYSIKTKQIRRSIVYLFSVCSRA; from the exons ATGTGGTCCAACAAAAGTGTTGCTCCCTTCTTGCTGACTGGTTTCCTAGGCTCAGAGACAATTCACCACTGgatctctattcctttctttctcatctacCTTTCCATCCTTTTTGGCAATGGCACACTTCTCTTCCTTATTCAGAATGACCACAGTCTTCATGAGCCCATGTACTACTTCCTAGCTATGCTAGCAGGTACAGACTTTGGGATGACGCTAACTACAATGCCCACAGGCCTGGGTGTCCTAATGCTGGACCAGAGGAAAATTGCCCAGGCTGCCTGTTTCACTCAATCCTACTTCATTCACACACTGGCCATTGTGGAATCGGGCGTCTTGCTTGCCATGGCCTATGACCGTTTCATTGCCATCTGCACCCCTCTAAGGTACAACTCCATTCTTACTAATTCCCGGATAATGAAGGTAGGACTAGGGGTACTTCTGAGGGGCTTTTTGTCTATTGTGCCCCCAATTCTTCCCCTTTATTGGTTCCCATATTGCCATTCCCATGTTCTTTCCCACGCCTTTTGCCTCCACCAAGATGTCATGAAACTTGCCTGTGCTGATATTACATTTAATCGTGTGTACCCTGTTATTCTGGTGGCTTTGACTTTCTTCCTAGATGCTCTGATTATCCTCTTCTCTTATATCCTAATCCTTAAAACAGTTATGGGCATTGCCTCTAGAGAGGAGCGAACTAAGGCCCTCAACACTTGTGTCTCCCACATTAGCTGTGTCCTAGTCTTTTACATCACTGTGATTGGCTTGACTTTCATCCACA TACCACATGTGGTCCATATAACCATGAGCTATGtctactttctctttcctccattcaTGAACCCCATTATCTACAGCATCAAGACCAAGCAGATTCGAAGAAGCATTGTTTACCTGTTTTCTGTGTGTAGCAGGGCTTGA